TCCGGGCGCCACCAACGTCCTGCGCATCGGCGGCAAGAAGGCCGCCGCCATCACGCTCGTCGGCGACAGCCTCAAGGGGCTGATCCCCATGCTCGTCGGCCATGCCCTGGGCGCCGGCCCCGCCGTGCTCGCCGGGATCGGACTGGCGGCCTTCATCGGCCATCTCTACCCCGTGTTCTTCGGCTTCAAGGGCGGCAAGGGCGTGGCCACCGCACTCGGCGTCCAGTTCGGCCTCTACTGGCCGATCGGACTCTGTGTCGCGGCCGTCTGGCTGTTCGTGGCCAAGGTGCTCAAGATCTCATCGCTCTCGGGGCTGATCTCAATGGCGCTGGCGCCGGTCTTCGTCTGGCTGTTCTGGGACGAGAAGGCGCTGATCGGGATGCAGCTCATCATCACCGGCCTGCTGATCTGGCGTCATCGCAGCAACATCCGCAACCTGCTCGACGGCACCGAGGACCGGATCAGCGCCAAGACCTCCTCGGACTGAAACATCGCGGTGCCTGGTTCCAGCCCATAGACCCTGTGAACCGCCAAG
The sequence above is drawn from the Allochromatium vinosum DSM 180 genome and encodes:
- the plsY gene encoding glycerol-3-phosphate 1-O-acyltransferase PlsY — protein: MITATLLIIAAYLLGSVSSAIIVCRLMGLPDPRTQGSNNPGATNVLRIGGKKAAAITLVGDSLKGLIPMLVGHALGAGPAVLAGIGLAAFIGHLYPVFFGFKGGKGVATALGVQFGLYWPIGLCVAAVWLFVAKVLKISSLSGLISMALAPVFVWLFWDEKALIGMQLIITGLLIWRHRSNIRNLLDGTEDRISAKTSSD